The genomic window TGTGGAACTTTATGGGCCGTTCGTCGAGGTCAAGTGTGAAAGTATAGTCGGGATGCAGTTTTCTGAGTGCATCGACCCTGCTCTTTATTTCTTCATTGATTTCTGCTTCCTCTGTCACTTCTGCAGTCTTCCCATCATTTTTGGTGAGCAGCAGTAGTTCTTCGACCAGCTTATTGATCCGCTGTAGCTCATCTATGGATATCTTCAATGATTCATCGAGCACTTCAGGCTTGTGCCTGCCCCACCTGCTGATCAGCTTGAGGTGACCCTGGATGATCTGGAGTGGTGTCCTCAGTTCATGGGAAGCATCTTCAACAAACTGCTTCTGCTGATTATATGAACGCTCCAGGGAATCCATCATATGGTTGAAGGAGTCGACCATGTAGTCCGTCTCTTCAGTGTTCGTCTCTATCTGGAGGCGTTCCGAAAAGCCTTCCGCCTCAATCCGCCTCAACTGATATGCTATGTTCCTGATGGGCTTCACCATCTGAGTTGAAAAGAAGTAGCTGACGATCGAGGTGAATAATATCGACAGGAATCCGATGATGATGGCAATGAATACCATCATTCTGATGACAGAATTATAGTAGTCGAGGGGGTGGACGACAGTAATGTAACCATCCCAGTATTGCGAATCGAGTTTCACACGGCCTTCAAGGAAGCTGCCATCATCATTGTTCATGGCGGAGATCTCCCTATCATGGACAGGTTCGAAGCTGCTGTCCAGATCCATTGGGATTCCCGTCGTGGCGCTGAAGACTTCTTCACCGCTCTGTGTGTAGAGTATCATCTTCTGCCTGTCATACAGACTGGAATAGATTTCATTCTGGCTGATCGTATTGATTGGCTGAGATTCATACAGACTCTCCAGCTCTTCAAGGCTTCTGTCGACCGAACGGTATTCCTGGTCCTTCAGATACATGCTGGTGAAATAGATGAGCAGTGAACTGAATATCAGGTATGTGATGGAGATGATGAGCGTCGAAAGGCGCAGCCATCTGTATTTCAGGGATTGTTTATTCATGACCGGATCACATACCCTACACCCCTGACAGTCTCTATCAGTTTGTGCTTGTCGAAAGGTTTGAGCTTGTTTCGGAGGTATCTGATATAAACATCCACCACATTCGTCTCCACTTCACTGTCATACCCCCACACATGGTCAAGAATGGTCTCCCGTTGCAGGACGACACCGGCATTCTTCATCAGGAGATGGAGGAGTTCATACTCCGTCTTGGTCAAGTCGAGCTCCCTGTCGTCCAGAGTGACGTGGTAGGCGGATGTATCCATCGTTATGCCATGGAGTTCCAGTATTTCCCGGTTGTCTTCCTTTGAACTGGAACGTCTCATGATGACGCGTATCCTAGCGAGCAGCTCCTCTATTTCGAAGGGCTTCACAATGTAATCATCGGCGCCATAGTCCAATCCGATCACCTTATCATAGGTTTCCCCCTTGGCTGTAATGATGATGATTGGTGTATCCTTCTCCTTCCTCAGCCGGCGGCATACTTCCAGTCCATTCAGTTTCGGGAGCATCAGATCAAGCAATATGCAGTCGAAATCATGGTCGAGTGCTTTCTGCAATCCCTCCTCCCCATCAGCAGAAAGTGTCACATGATAGCCTTCATGGACCAGTTCCAGTTCTATGAATCGTGCGAGGTTCAGTTCATCTTCAACTACTAGAATATGTTTCATCATTATCTTCCTATCATTTATTTTTCCCCATCATAACATCAAGGGATGGCAGGACAGCGGGAATGTATGGCTGCTCCTGCAATTCACCTGCCATGAGTATCATGGGATGGATGCACAATCTGCCTTCCAAGACATTATATTGGAAACATAAAAGAAATGGCAACGCCCCGCGGGACGCTGCCATGTGTTTATGGATATATAAACTTGTCTTGAAAATGATCTGTTAAATAAGGGGGGCTTATTCATTCTCATTGATAATCATTTTCAATTACATTTTATATAGGCGATGGTAATCTGTCAAGCTTTTTATGGAGGATGAAGCTCGTAGCGATGACGACAGCTGTACCGGCCACAATTCCAGCAATTACATCCGTGGGATAATGGACGCCAAGGTAGACTCTTGAAGAAGAAATCATCAGTATGAAGAATGCACATAATCCATACAGCATGCTTTTATTATTCAGACCGCTGTTCTTGATCAGCGTCATGAGGGAGCCGAAGAAGATCGTCGATCCCATCGCATGCCCACTTGGAAAACTGAATCCTTTGATATCGATGAGTCTCAGCATGGAAGGTCTTTCCCTGTCGAATGAATTTTTCATGACCGGAATGAGTACGCTGCTTGCGAGCATGGAGATGATCATGAAAAGGGTCTCGAACTTCAGCCTGTAGAGCATCAATATCGTAATCATTATCAATGAAAGGATGACCATCGACAGGACTTCACCGACCTGTGTGAAGCCGAGCATCAATGCTGTTGTAATGAAGCTCTCGGAAGCATAGATGAACTCATAGACTTCAGTATCGATCCAATGTCCGATACGGGACTCATGAAAATAGGCGATGACGCCAAAAATGAGGGTAAAAACCAGAAAGAGCGAAAGTTTCTTCATTCGGGTCATCGCTGCCCCTCCCCATCGAGCAGAAGATTGACAAGTGATTCCGGCCTGAAGCCACCTTCAAACTTCTTCATGCATTCCACGATGGCATCCTTGTTGCCTTGGATGCGGTCCAGGGTGGTCTGGAATGTTTCAAGATCCAGTTCTTCGTCCTGAATGACTTCAGCATAGCCCTTTTCCTTGAAGTACTCGGCGTTTTCAACCTGATCTCCCCTGCTCTGAGAGAGCGGCAGCGGGATGAGTATCATCGGCTTTTCATTCAGCAGGAACTCATAGATGGCATTCGAACCACTTCTTCCGACGGCAATATCCGAAATCCTCAGAAGGTGCGGCAGCTCCTTCTTCACGAATTCGAACTGTCTGTAGTTCGGGTTGTCGAGCCCCTCCTGGTAATTGCCCCGTCCACATAGGTGGATGATCTGCCATTCCTTCGTCAGGGCATCGAGGTTCTCCCTTACGAAGGTATTGATTGAACGGGCACCGAGGGAGCCTCCCATCACGATCATGACGGGCTTTTCTTCAGTGAATCCGGTGAGTTCATATCCGATATCCCTGTAGCCCCTTTTGAGTTCATCCCGTATCACTGGGCCCAGATACTCGGATTTTCCTTTCGGAACATACTCCAGGGTCTTCTTGAAAGTGACATAGATTTTAGTGGCGAATTTTCCAGCTATACGGTTGGCCAGGCCCGGAGTGATGTCGGACTCATGTATATATACTGGAATTCCAAGAGATTTGGCTGCCAACACAACCGGTACACTGACGAAACCGCCTTTTGAAAATACGAATTCGACCTGTTCCTTCTTCAATACTTTACGGGCATCCCCGACACCCCTCATGACTTTGAATACATCCTTGAAGTTCTCGGCAGAAATGTAGCGTCTCAGCTTTCCGCTTGAAATATTGTAGTATTTGATGGATGTTGCACCGATTATTTCCTTTTCAATTCCCTTTTTCGAACCAATATAGACAGGTTCAACACCCTTATTTATAAAGCAGGGTATAAGCAGTTTGTTAAGCATTACGTGTCCGACGGTGCCTCCACCGGTGAGGACAACTTTTCTCTTTTTCGCTTCCATACTTTCCTCCAAAACTCTTTTATGCTAATTACTTTAAACCATTTTTACTGCGGATACAATATAAAGCCGTATAAACACTGTGTTCATACGGCTTTACATTATTCTTCTGTAGATTCTTCTTCAGGAGATGCTTCGTCTACAGGTTCTTCTGTGGATTCCTCTTCCTGTTCTTCATCCTGTCCTTCGGAAGGCTCACCTTCTTCTGTTTCCTCTTCAGGCAATTCTATTTCAAGGTGCTGTGCCCTGCTTTCAGCATACTCCTCAATTTCTTCTTCAGTGTATTCCCCATTGATGTAGTCGACGAGATATTCGAGCTGGGCATCATTCTCATTGATGTACTCCCTCAGTTCACTCATGAGGATGGTGGAAGTTTCACCTGTCACATTCCCGGTCATTTCAAGACCATTGTCGGACTGGAAGTCACCGACCGCTGTCGTAAGATCAGGGCCGAAATCTTCATCGAAGTCTTCAATTTCGTAGCCGAGGGTATCGAGAGCAACTTTGATCGACGGCACCGTCTCATTGGCAATGCCCTCTGTGTACACTTCATCCGGGCTGAGCATATCGACCCTGTAATAATCGGGGTTGACGAGTTTAATGTCCGGTGTGATGCCTTCCCCATGTATCCAATGGCCGTTTGGTGTCAGCCATTTGGTGTTCGTATATTTCAGAAGGGAGTCGTCACCGAATTCCACTGTCTGCTGGACGACACCTTTGCCGAATGATTGCGTACCAGCGATGGTGGCGCCGGTGAGGTCGTCCATGGCGCCCGCAAAGACTTCTGAAGCGCTCGCCGATCCTTCATTGATCAGGATGTAGACGGTGAAGTCCTCCGTATTCGGGTTTGCTTCCCCGCTTGTCGCTATTTCATTGCGTTCGCCATTATTATCTTCAAGGGACAGCACGGTCTGGCCCTCATCGATGAACTGGTTGATCATGTTGACCGCCTCATCCAGCAGGCCGCCAGGATTGTATCTGAAGTCGATGATGACGTCCTCGACGTCGTCTTCAGCAGCTTCATTCAGTTTGCTTTCAAATTCTTCGGTCGTCCCTCTCTGGAAGCGATTGACACTGATGTGTCCGACGCCATCGACTTCTTCATACGTCACACTGTCGATATGGATCGTATCCCTTGTGATCGTTATGTCGATCGGATCGCCTTCCCCTCTTACGATGGTGAGCACGACGTCCGTCCCCTTTTCACCACGTATGAGCTGCACAGCCTCCTGGGTCGTCCATCCTTCAATGGACTCGCCGTCGACCGCAATGATCTCATCGCCAGGTTCGATGCCCGCCTCTTCTGCCGGCGAGCCGCGCATCGGTGAAGTCACGATGATGCGATTGCCTTCCTGCATCACTTCTGCTCCGATGCCTTCGAAATTTCCTGTGACCGTTTCCTGGAATGCTTCCGTCTCTTCGTTGTTCATGTATTCACTATACGGGTCATCCAATCCTTCGACCATGCCCTGGATGGAGGATTCAATCAGGGCATCCCGGTCCACATCTTCATAGTATTCGGAGTTGATCGTGTCATATACATTGTACAGTTTGGAAAATTCGCTTCTCGTATCGGTCCCCACATTGACGGCCTTTTCATTCCCGGCTTCCAGACTGAGCGCAGTAATGACCGCCGTTGCTATGACCGAAGTCAGCAGGATAATGATGAACCAGAAAAGTTTTATGTTGATCCGGCGTCCACCCGGATTCTTCGTCTCATGACGCTCATGTTCTTCGTTCAAAACTTACACCTAATTTCTACTTGAATAATTAAGTTTTAGTTTACCAGTTTAAGTATGAAAGTTAAAGAAAAAGAACAGTGCATGGCACTGTTCCTGGCTCCCTATTGATTTTCTTCGATGAATGGTAGGCTGGCATCCAATGCGACTTCAATCATCTCATTGAATGTCGTCTGGCGCTCCTCGCTCGATGTCGCTTCACCTGTCAGCACATGGTCGGATACCGTCAAGATGGAGAGCGCCCTTGCATCGAACTTCTTGCTGATGGTGAACAGCGCACTCGATTCCATCTCGAGGGCAAGCACACCATATTGGGCGAGCTGCTCGATGTTGCCATTTTCATCATAGAATGAATCCGCTGTGAAAACGTTGCCCACTTGGACGTTCAGGCCCTTCTTCTTCGCTTCATTGTAGCTTGAAAGCAGCAGTTCGAAGTCGGAAGTCGGAGCATATTCGATATTTTTGAAAAGCTTCCTGTTCTGGTAGGAGTCGCTTGAGGCACTCTGTGCAAGGATGACATCCCTTACTTTGACGTCCTTCTGGATTGCGCCGCATGTACCGACCCTGATCAGGTTTTTGACCCCATATTCATCCATGAGTTCGTGGATATATATGGAGATTGAAGGGACACCCATGCCCGTTCCCTGTACGGAAATGCGCTTCCCTTTGTAGTATCCGGTGAAACCGAGCATGTTACGTACTTCATTGTAGCAGATGACATCGTCCAGGAAGTTCTCTGCGATATACTTCGCCCTGAGCGGATCTCCCGGCAGCAGGATAGTGTCTGCAATATCACCTTTTTTTGCATTGATGTGAATACTCATGTCTAAAATTCTCCTTTGGTAGTATTGCGGCTGCAGCTAATGCTCCAGCCAGTTGCGATAGTCTTCAAAAGCTGTGTCATAATGCGAAAGCGGCATGTCCTCGTAGGGGTTCCTCTCCAGGTAGTCTGATATTTCAAGATAGTCGTCGGAATACTTCGGGAACATGGCATCACCCGCAATATGTTCGGCCAGTCGGCCGATGGGTGAAGCTTCCCCTCTTCGTGTTCTGATATATTGATAGAAGGAATAGTTCTTCATTACTTGATGGATGCGCTCGCAACGACAGTGTCCGCCCGATCCAGGTCCGTAACTTCCTTAAGGTCGAACGAGTCAAGAACATCACTGTTTGTGATGATGACCGGGGAGATTGTACTGTTCGCTTCCGATTTTACTAGATCCATGTCGAAAGTGACAAGCTTGTCACCCTTCTCGACCTTGTCCCCTTCCGATACGTGGCCTTCAAACCCTTTACCTTCCATCGCTACAGTCTCCAGGCCGATGTGTATGAGCACTTCCAGACCGTTATTGGTTTTGATGCCGACAGCATGGTTCGTAGGGAATACCTGCATGACTGTTCCAGCCACCGGTGCTACGACTTCCCCATCCGTCGGATCGACGCCGAACCCTTCACCCATCATCTTTTCTGCGAAGACCGGGTCGGGAATATCTTCCAATTTAACATACTTTCCATTCAATGGACTCGTGATTTCGATTTCTTTGTCTACATCATTCTTTTTTCCAAATAGATTTTTAAACATTTGAATTCTCTCCTGTCCAAGTAAGTTTTTGAAAGTCTACTCAAAGTACTTCAAATATTCACCATAGCCTTTTTCCTCAAGTTCATCCTTCGGAATGAACTCGAGCGCTGCTGAATTGATGCAGTAGCGCAGTCCTCCGAGTTCCTGTGGGCCGTCTTCGAATACGTGGCCAAGGTGGCTGTCCGAGGACTCACTCCTGACTTCGGTACGCCGCATGCCGAAAGAATCGTCGAAGTGCTCCGTCACATCTTCCGATATGCTTTTTGCAAAACTCGGCCATCCGCAGTCGGAGGCAAATTTGTCCCGTGAAGTGAACAGGGGTGTTCCCTTGATCTTATCCACATACAGGCCATCCTCATAATGGTTCCAGTATTCATTCTGAAAAGGAGGTTCTGTGCCGTTCTCCTTCATCACCTTGTATTCTTCTGCAGTCAGTTCGCTTTCATTTCTTTCAATAGCCATCTATTCCACTCCCCAATGCTCTTCCAAGAATGATTTTCTGCCTGAGCCCTTGAAGTATGCGTTGTAATGCGCACTGTTCGTCTTGTAGAAGTCCTGGTGCTCCTCTTCCGCCCTGTAGAAATTCTTATAGGGCAGAACCGGAGTCCTGATGGGACCATTGAATATGTTCTGGGCATCAAGAGACTCTATCGTTGCCTCGGCAACACGCTTCTGTTTGTCATCATGATAGAATATCGCAGGCATATACTGCGGGCCCCTGTCGCCAAACTGGCCGCCTGTGTCTGTAGGATCGAAGGTTTTGAAGAATATATCCAGCAGTTTTTCATAGGACATCACATCTTCATCAAAATCAATCTGTACTGCTTCGACATGACCCGTGGTGCCACTCGTCACCTCTTGATATGTCGGGTTCTCCACATGTCCGTTCGAATACCCGGAAACGACGGAGTTGACGCCTTCAAACTGATCGAATGGCTTTACGAGACACCAAAAACATCCGCCTGCCAATGTTGCTATTGCCAAATTGCTCACCTCTTAATTATCTTATTATAGAAAAATACCACTCATCATTCTCATAATCAATCGAATCGACTCTGACATCCCATTCAAGCTGCTCTGTGAACACTTCCGAATCGATTACAAGGGCACGTTCGTCATCCCTGAAACTGATGCCTTCGGGCAGGTCGCTCTGATCTTTGATCAGGCCATACATCATGTTCTGTGAGAGTGGCAGATCAGAAATGTTGATGTCCACCAGCTCAAACACCACTTCTTCACCAGTGGAGACCGGTTCAAGTTCGACCGAAGTTTCAATCGATAATCCGATTACCTGCCTGACCACATCCAGGGCGATCTGCTCCTCGTCTACGGTGATCGCGAGGCTCTCATCATCGATGGCATCATTGATGATGGATTCCATTGCATCGTTGTTCATCTTTACCTCTATACCCGATTCTTCTGGAGTATAATTATCATTTTCTGCCGAAGGGGCCTGATAATCGCCGCTTAGCGCTGTAGACAGCCATATGACGATAGCTGCGTTCACCAGCAGCAGTCCCATGAAAAGCCATTTCCAAATATTCAAAAGGTCACTCCCCGCTAATGTGTCCTGCGCCTGAAATGAAGGAATTCATGGGGATATCTGTTCTTGTCGTCTATGATGCCTTCTTCACTGGACACAAGTTCCCATTCCGACTCATCATATTCCGGAAAGAAAGTATCCCCGCCAAAAGTTTCGTGGATCCTTGTGATGTGCATTTCATCGACAAGGCCCATCGTCTGACCATAGACGCCGCTGCCGCCGAAGATGAATACCTCCCCTTCCAGCTCTTTGATGTCCGCCACTTCATGGATGACATCAATACCTTCCGCATCAAAATCCCTGTTTCGCGTCAGCACGACATTGCGGCGGTTCGGCAGGGGCCGCCCGAGTGAATCGAAGGTTTTCCGCCCCATGACGATTGTATTGCCCTGAGTCAGCTTTTTGACATGCTTAAGGTCATTCGGCAGGTGCCACGGCATCTTGTTCTTGAAGCCGATGACATTCTGTTCCGCGTGACATACGATTAAAGATACCATTTTCTTCCTCCTATACAGCGATTGGTGCCTTGATATAAGGATGTGATTCATAGTCCACGACTTCGAAGTCCTCATAATCCAGTTCAAACATGGAGCGCTCACCATGTATCCTTATTCCAGGGGCTTCGAAGCCATCCCGCTCGAGCTGCGTTTCAACCGCATCGAAATGGTTGGTGTAGATGTGTGCATCCCCGAGCGTATGGACGAATTCATGTGGACGGAGGCCGCACTCCCTGGCAACAAGATGCAGAAGAAGTGCATAACTTGCGATGTTGAAAGGCACACCCAGGAATACATCCCCACTCCTCTGGTAGAGCTGGAGGCTCAGCCTGCCGTCATTTACATAGAACTGGAAGAAGGCATGGCATGGCGGCAGGGCCATCGTGCCGATTTCAGCCGGGTTCCAGGCGGTGACGATATGGCGGCGGGAATCCGGGTTATGGCGGATGTTCTCCACCACATCCTTGAGCTGGTCCGTAAAACTGCCGTCGGGACCTTCCCATGCACGCCACTGGCGGCCATATACATTGCCCAGGTTTCCATACTTTTCGGCAAATTCATCATCCTCAAGGACCCTTTTCTTGAAGGCATCCATCTCCTTCTGATAGATCGCCTTGAATCCTTCATCCTTCTGGGCACGATTTCCGAAGTCGGTCATATCCGGTCCTTTGTACTCCTCAGACTCGACCCAGTTCTTGAAGGCCCATTCGTTCCAGATGTTGTTGTTGTACTGGAGCAGGAAACGTATGTTCGTATCCCCGCGTATGAACCATATAAGTTCGGTCGCAAGCATCTTGAACAGCACCTTCTTCGTGGTGAGCAGTGGAAATCCGTCCTCCATGTTGAACCTCATCTGGTGGCCGAAGATGGAATGTGTACCCGTGCCGGTACGGTCACCCTTGTACTTTCCCTCTTCCATGATCTTTTTCAGGAGATCATGGTATGTCTGATCGAAACGATTCATCATATCCTCCCCTTTTCTTTTTACGCTTATTTATATATAATAATACATGAATTCGAATAAATAAATTTCTTTTGGAGTGTGGCTTATGGAAATTATGATGACAATCGGTCTGACGCTGCTCGCTTTATATATGATCTCGATGAGCATCTACGACTAGGGCGCATAATGTCAATAAAAACAGGAAAGGCTGAGCCTTTCCTGTTTTTTTATGAGCAATGGTCGTCGAAAGCCTCTTTGATATCCATCATGATATCGTTGACGTCCCTGCCCTCGATATGTTCACGCGGCATGAAATGCACCAGCTCCCTGCCTTTGAACAATGCCATGGAAGGGCTGGAAGGTGCCTGTCCGACATACTCGCGCATACGTTCAGTCGCTTCCTTGTCCTGGCCTGCAAAGACGGTCGCCTTCCTGTCCGGTCGAATCGGGTTCTGTTCAGCGACGGTTACAGCGGCAGGTCTTGCGAGTCCTGCCGCACATCCGCAGACACTGTTGATGACGACAAACGCGGTTTCTTCAGGTGCCAGGCTGTCCATGAACTGATCGACTCCTTCAGGAGTCGTCAAATCCTCAAACGACCTTCCGGTCAACTCTTCACGCATCGGCTGGGCAATTTCCTTCATGTATGCTTCATATGGATTCATACTACCGCTCCCTTTCTTGAATTTGTTTCCAGACACTGCCTAAGGCTGCTTCCCCCTGTTCGATTCTGGCGATGGCCATTTCGATCTGGAGGCGTACATCATACTGGGGTTCATCAGTATGCGCCTTGAGGTGCGGCAGGCTTTCTTCGTTCCCCACCTCATAGATGAACATCGCTGCACGCCACCTTACGATGGGGCTCCTGTCATCAAGAAGAGGATAGATGTCCTCCAACCCTTCTACATAGCCTAGATCGCTGTAGGCGTCCCCCGCAGTCCTTCTGACGGGTACTGAACGGTCCTCGAGTGCACGCTTCAGATATGGCAGTGTCGTCTTTTCTTCAATCATGGCAAGCAGGCTCACAGCTTCCCGCCGCACCTGCATCTTTTCATCTTCAAGCGCAATTGAAAGCACTTCGTAATCCGCTTCCGTCGGCGTCTCCATATGATTGAGGAGCCATAGGCGGTCCTTCCAGTCCTCTTTTGAACGGAAGTCGTCGACGGATACTTTGAAGTACCGCTTCGGTTCCGGAGTGCTCTTCGTCTGCGCCTCCAGGACGAGCTCGGCCAGCCTCTTTTCATCATAGAGTGCATCCAGCTCCTCCGAGAGTTCCCCGAATATCTCTTCAGGTTCACCATAGCGCGTACTATAGTCCTCCCATTTCCTGAGGAGGATGATGTTATCTTCCGGCAATGTCGCTTCCTCCACCGCCTTCAGGAAATGGTCAGGCAGCTGTTTCCGGTGCTCTTCCCCGTCATTCAGCTTGATCTGATACGGTATATTCTTGAATGTCAGGACCTGTGTGGAGACGGCCCCGAAATCACTCTCTAATTTTGGTTTTTTTTTACATCCTGTTCTCCGGATGTGAACGTCTGTTCAATTTCCGGGATAAGAGTCTCCCAATCTGCTTTCGGGGACTTGTCCACAGAGATGAAATCGAGTGCGTGGAAGACACTCGTCACATCATCGAGTTCAAGGATCCTGTTGATGAAGGCAGGCGCTTCATCCGTCACCTGTCGGTATGTGGATGATTTCATTTCCGCTTTCTCTTCACTTACTGTAATCTTCATTGTGTTCGGACTTGGTGTCGGTTCAATCTTTACTATTTCCATTATAATCCTCCTATTGCAACTTATTCCCGTGTGACCGTATGGCGATGCCTACAGAACACTCGTGGATGCAGAAATTATGTGCAGCCGTCCGGGTGCCTTCGGAACGGTTCAGTTCCTTAAGAAGACAGCCTTGGCAATACTTTTCTTCAAGGGCGTTGATCTTATCCAATACTTCGAGATTCACTTTTCAACCTCCTTTTTCAATTATACCGAAATGTCCTGTATAAAAAAAGGCTGATCTCCTGGATCAGCCTTTTCTGTTCCTGTACAAAGTTCCCTTCGCCAGTTCGTCTGCCCGCCGGTTACTGCCCCTCGGCGTCCAGCTGATGATGAACAAGTCGAATTTATCAAGGTGCTGTGAAATCTGATCGAAGTATTTTTTGAATACTGGATTTTTTACATGATTCCTGTCGAAACTGTCTGCGATCACTTTTGAATCCGTATGGACGATCAGCGAATTGAAGGAATGCTCCAGTGCCTTATCCACTGCAAACGCCAATGCAGACCATTCCGCTTCGTGGTTGTCCATCTCTCCAAGGAAGGTGGTGAACTCGAGGATGCTCCCTTCATCCTTGAAGACAACCGCGCCGGCGGCCATATCAGGATTCTTCGATGCTGCCGCATCTATATATGCTCTTGCCACTGCCCCACCTCCTATAGATCCAGGGTCTGCACATATTTGCTGCTGATCTTGAGGTCATGTGCATCCAGAATGGTCTGGATTTCAGGTTTTGAAATGTTCAGGGTGCTGCGTGATTCGACAAGGCCCAGGTCTATCGGTACATCGGTGATGATTCTGGCAAGCCTGTGGGAGATCTTCAGGGAGTCGATATCCGTCTCGATCTTCGTACGCACAGCAGGTGTCAGCTGTTCGAGGTTCGTAAGGAGGTTCTCCACGCTCTGGAATTCACGGATGAGCTTGAAGGCCG from Salinicoccus sp. RF5 includes these protein-coding regions:
- a CDS encoding DUF2140 family protein — encoded protein: MNIWKWLFMGLLLVNAAIVIWLSTALSGDYQAPSAENDNYTPEESGIEVKMNNDAMESIINDAIDDESLAITVDEEQIALDVVRQVIGLSIETSVELEPVSTGEEVVFELVDINISDLPLSQNMMYGLIKDQSDLPEGISFRDDERALVIDSEVFTEQLEWDVRVDSIDYENDEWYFSIIR
- a CDS encoding dihydrofolate reductase produces the protein MVSLIVCHAEQNVIGFKNKMPWHLPNDLKHVKKLTQGNTIVMGRKTFDSLGRPLPNRRNVVLTRNRDFDAEGIDVIHEVADIKELEGEVFIFGGSGVYGQTMGLVDEMHITRIHETFGGDTFFPEYDESEWELVSSEEGIIDDKNRYPHEFLHFRRRTH
- a CDS encoding thymidylate synthase; the protein is MMNRFDQTYHDLLKKIMEEGKYKGDRTGTGTHSIFGHQMRFNMEDGFPLLTTKKVLFKMLATELIWFIRGDTNIRFLLQYNNNIWNEWAFKNWVESEEYKGPDMTDFGNRAQKDEGFKAIYQKEMDAFKKRVLEDDEFAEKYGNLGNVYGRQWRAWEGPDGSFTDQLKDVVENIRHNPDSRRHIVTAWNPAEIGTMALPPCHAFFQFYVNDGRLSLQLYQRSGDVFLGVPFNIASYALLLHLVARECGLRPHEFVHTLGDAHIYTNHFDAVETQLERDGFEAPGIRIHGERSMFELDYEDFEVVDYESHPYIKAPIAV
- a CDS encoding BrxA/BrxB family bacilliredoxin — translated: MNPYEAYMKEIAQPMREELTGRSFEDLTTPEGVDQFMDSLAPEETAFVVINSVCGCAAGLARPAAVTVAEQNPIRPDRKATVFAGQDKEATERMREYVGQAPSSPSMALFKGRELVHFMPREHIEGRDVNDIMMDIKEAFDDHCS
- a CDS encoding virulence factor; the protein is MRRTGCKKKPKLESDFGAVSTQVLTFKNIPYQIKLNDGEEHRKQLPDHFLKAVEEATLPEDNIILLRKWEDYSTRYGEPEEIFGELSEELDALYDEKRLAELVLEAQTKSTPEPKRYFKVSVDDFRSKEDWKDRLWLLNHMETPTEADYEVLSIALEDEKMQVRREAVSLLAMIEEKTTLPYLKRALEDRSVPVRRTAGDAYSDLGYVEGLEDIYPLLDDRSPIVRWRAAMFIYEVGNEESLPHLKAHTDEPQYDVRLQIEMAIARIEQGEAALGSVWKQIQERER
- a CDS encoding NifU N-terminal domain-containing protein, coding for MEIVKIEPTPSPNTMKITVSEEKAEMKSSTYRQVTDEAPAFINRILELDDVTSVFHALDFISVDKSPKADWETLIPEIEQTFTSGEQDVKKNQN
- a CDS encoding zinc-finger domain-containing protein — its product is MNLEVLDKINALEEKYCQGCLLKELNRSEGTRTAAHNFCIHECSVGIAIRSHGNKLQ
- a CDS encoding ribonuclease HI family protein — translated: MARAYIDAAASKNPDMAAGAVVFKDEGSILEFTTFLGEMDNHEAEWSALAFAVDKALEHSFNSLIVHTDSKVIADSFDRNHVKNPVFKKYFDQISQHLDKFDLFIISWTPRGSNRRADELAKGTLYRNRKG